From the Haladaptatus sp. DJG-WS-42 genome, the window CACCATCGTTCCGGGCGTGTGGGAAGTCGGACCGTTCTTCTTCGTGGCAGAACAGGTGTATCTGTTCGTCGTCGCACTCGTCGCACTTGGCCTCCTCTTTGCGATTATCAAGTACACTCGCCTCGGCATGGCGATGCGTGCAGTTGCCCAAGACCAGAACACGGCAAAGCTCATGGGCGTGCGTTCTGACCGCATCTACGCCATCACCTTCGGTATCAGCGCGGCGCTTGCCGGACTCGCAGGCGCGTTGCTCGCACCGATTTTCAACATCTATCCCTCCGTTGGCTGGCAGCCGTTCTTGCTCGCGTTCATCGTGGTCATCATCGGCGGGCTCGGGAGCGTCCGTGGCACGCTGATTGCGGCGCTGCTCATCGGTGTCCTTCGCAGTGTGAGCCTCACGTTCACGTCGAGTCAGCAAACCTCGATGTTGCTCTTCCTTGCGATGATTGTGATTCTGATTGTGAAGCCAACCGGCATTGGAGGCGTGATTGACGGATGAGCCTCGCCGAATCACTCCGCCTGACGGTTTCGCGGACACAGACCCGACTCAAAGAAGACCTCGTCGGGCCGAAAGGCATTATCGCCGCATTTGGCATCCTGTTAGCGCTCGCTGCACCGTTCGTGCTCCGCGAGTTCCAGTTGAGTGTCACGCTCCAGATACTCATCTTCATCCTCGCCGTCTCCAGTTGGAACCTTCTCGCTGGCTACTTCGGCATGTTCAGTTTCACGCACGCGGCGCTCTATGGCGTTGGTGCGTACGCGACGGTCATCTCTGCCGCCGAATTCGGCATTCCACCGCTCGTGGCACTGGCCATCGGCGGGCTGGTCGCCGGGCTGTTCAGTCTCCCGATTACGATTCCTGCGCTCCGGCTGAGCGGGTCGTATCTCGCGATGGTGACGCTCGCGTTCGCAGAAATCATCCACCTCGCGGTCATCACGTTCCGTGACGTGACCAACGGACCAACCGGCTACACCGGGTTCGCGCCGATGTTCGGCGGCGACCGGGTTACCTTCTACTACTTCGTGCTGGTGCTTGTCTTCGTGTTGCTCATCGTACAGTACGCCCTGCTCGTCTCTCGGTTCGGGCTGATTGCCCGCGCGATTCGCGAGGCAGAGGACGCAGCCCAGATGCTCGGCAACGACACCTACCGCCACAAGCTCGTCGGCTTTTTCATCGGCTCTGCGCTCGCTGGTGTCGCCGGTGGACTGCAGGCGTACAACATCCTCATCATCTCGCCGCCGATGCTCGAACTCAACCAGATGATTCAGTTCATGGCAATGAGCATCATCGGCGGGCTCGGGACGTTCAGCGGCGCAATCCTCGGCGTCATCGCCGTTGTCGGCGTCGCAGAGCTACTCCGTGGCGTCATCGAACAGCGCCTGCTCATCTGGGGACTGCTGTTGATGTTGATCATCCTGTTTTTCCCCGACGGCATCGCTGGCAGCACGACGCAACGAGACATCCTCAAACAACAGTTCGATGGCTTCACTGACCTCTTCGGTGACACAAAGGAGCGCGATAAATGACTGCACTGCTCGAAATTGACGGCCTGAAAAAATCGTTCGGCGGCCTCGTCGCGGTAGACGGATTGGACTTCGAAATCGAACGCGGCGAAATCGTTGGTCTCATCGGCCCGAACGGCAGTGGGAAGACGACGACGTTCAACCTCACCACGGGATTCCTCTCGGCTGACGACGGGCGCATCGTGTTCGACGGCACCGACATCACGTCGAGTTCGACCCACGAAATCGCAACGCTCGGCCTTGGCCGGACGTTCCAGGAGACGAAACCGTTTGGCAAACTCACCGTGTTCGAGAACATGCTCGTTCCCCAATCGCCGCTCTCTGGCGAGGCAAAACTCCAACACGCACGCGAGTTGCTGGACGACTTAGAACTCACACGGGTTGCCGACAACCACGGCGAGGACCTGAGTGGCGGACAGAAGAAACTGCTCGAAATCGCCCGCGTGTTGATGCTCGACCCAGACCTCATCTTGCTTGACGAGCCAAGCGCCGGCGTGAATCCGGCGCTCATGGACGACATCTTAGACCACATCGCAAAACTCAACGAAAACGGCCGAACCATCCTCATCATCGAACACGACATGTCCATCGTCGCCGAACTCTGTGACCGCGTTATCGTCATGAACAACGGACAGAACATCGCAAGCGGCACGTTTGAAGAAGTGCAGCAGAACGACCTTGTGAGAGAAGCCTATCTCGGAGGGCAATAACAATGAGCGACGACTCTGCACTCATTCTCGACGGTGTCGATGCTGGCTACGGCGAGAATCAGGTGCTCCACGACCTGTCGATGGATGTCAAGGTCGGCCGGGTGAACTGCATCATCGGGCCGAACGGCAGCGGGAAATCGACCTCGCTCAAGGCGATGAACGGCCTCGTCCCCATCTGGGACGGAACCTTAGAAATTCTCGGCGAAGACATGACCGAGGCCACGCCTCGGGACATCGTCGAACGCGGTATCATCACCGTCCCACAGGGCGGGAACGTGTTCCCCGAGATGACCGTCAAAGAGAACCTGCGGATGGGTGCGTACCTCGAATCCGACAGCGACGTGCTTGCAGAGCGGTACGAACACGTCTACGAGACGTTCCCCGTCCTCCGCGAACGCGAGGGTCAGCTCGCCGGGTCGATGAGCGGTGGCCAGCAGGCGATGTTGGCACTCGGCCGCGCGCTGATGGCAGATCCGAAATTCCTCCTCCTCGACGAACCGAGCGCCGGACTCGCGCCGAACCTCATCGACGAGGTGTTCGACCACCTCGCGCGCCTCAAGGACGCGGGCATTGACATGATTATCGTCGAACAGAACGTCCGAAAGGTGCTCAATATCGCCGAGTACATCTACATTTTAGACCAAGGCTCGGTGTCCTTCGAGGGCCGGAAGGACGAACTCACCGACGAAGACGAACTGGTCGAGATGTACCTCGGGCGTCGGTCAACCTGACAATGCCCCCCTCAAGTTCGTGTGACGTACTGGTCATCGGCGGCGGCGCGGTCGGGACGAGCACGGCACGGGCAGCAGCCGAACGCGGCGGCGAGGTCATCCTTCTCGAAGCGGAGTCGATAGGTGGCGGAAGCACCGCGAAAGCCGCGGGGATGTTTCGCAGCCAGTTTTCAACCCTAGAGACGGCACACCTCGCCGCCCGAAGCGTGCTGGTTTTCGAAGCCGTGGAGCGAGAGACGGGCATTGGCCTCCACCAACCGGGCTACCTACTTCTCGGCGGCGACGCCTATCGGGAAAAACTCGAACAGGCAGCCGACAACGCAGCACAGTTCGGCACACCAGTCCGGCGTTACGAGGGCGACGAGTGTCGTGACCGCCTCCCGACGCTGTGTGACGACGCGGTTTCCTTTGGCACTGAAGTCTCGACCGACGGCTACGCAGACCCGTACCTGTTTGCGACCGCACAGGCGCAGGCTGCTCGTGCGGCAGGTGCAACGATTCACACGAACACCCCGGTAACGGAAATCTCGGTTTCGGACGGCAGCGTCGAGACTGTCACTGCGGGTGACCGCCGAATCCAGCCACAGACCGTCGTGAACGCGACGGGCGTCTGGGCACCACAGATTGGGTCGCTGGCTGGCGTCTCGATGCCCATCTCACCCATTCGGACGTTCGCGCTCACGTCGCCGGTCAGCCTCGACGACTCCCCGATGGTGCTCTCGCTCGACCACAACGTCTACTACCGCGACGAACCGGGTGGGGGAACGCTCATCGGCGGGCCACTTGCGGGACAGCCTGCAGACCCCGACTCGTACGACGGTAGCGTCAGTCTCGACACCCTCCTCGAACTCGGTGAACGCATCGAGCGCGTCGATTCGCGCTTTGCGGACATGGAAATCGAACGTTCGTGGGCTGGACTGAAGGCAGCCACGCCAGACGGATTGCCAATTATTGGCTCCCACGCAACGGTCGAAAACCTCATCACTGCGGCCGGATTCAACGGCCACGGTTTCATGCTTTCTCCCGGCGTTGGCGACGCCGTCTCTGCGCTCGCGCTCGGCGACGATCCGTTCGTTGACCTCTCTATCTTTTCTCCGTCGCGGTTTGCAGACCGCGACGCACAGAACCAGCACACCCGGATTAGGTTATCATAACTATGCCAGAAGACACACGCATCGGCGTCGACATCGGTGGCACGTTCACCGATTTCATCAGCATTGACGAACAGACCGGAACGGTTCGCGTCGTAAAGACGCCGTCCGTTCCCGAAACACCGGAGCGGTCGGTCGGAAATGCGCTTCGTGAAAGCGGGGTAAAAGAGGCGAGTCGGCTCTCACACGGCACCACCGTCGTCACGAACGCCATCCTCGAACGGGCAGGTGCGGAGACGGCACTCATCACCACCGCGCGGTTCGCGGACATTCTCGAACTGGACAGACAAGACCGCGACGACATCTACGACCTTTCGTACAAGCGAAAACAGCCGCTCGTCCCGCGCTACCGGTGCTTTGGCGTCGAAGAACGCATTGGCCCCGACGGCGAGGTCGTTACGGAACTCGATGAGTCCGCGGTCACGGAGATTGCGGCGGTTCTCTCTGCGGCAAACATCGAATCGGTCGCCGTCTCGTTTCTCCACTCGTACGTGAACGACGAACACGAACGGCGCGCAAAGGAACTGCTCGACGCCGAACTCGACATTCCCGTGACGACCTCGAGTGAGGTACTCCCCGAGTTCCGCGAGTACGAGCGGACGAATACGACGGTGTTGAACGCCTACGCCCGCCCGGTCGCAGAGACGTACCTCGACCGCTTGACGAGCGAAATCGACGCCCACAGTGCCGTCGATGAAATTGTCGTCATGCGTTCTGACGGTGGCGTTGTCCCCACCACCGAAGCCGCCACCTTGCCAGTGTATCTGGGGGTCTCCGGCCCCGCTGCGGGCGTGACTGCCGCCACCGCACTTGCCCAGCAAGCAGGCTTTTCGGACATCTTCACCTTCGACATGGGCGGGACGAGCGCGGACACCAGCCTCGTCAGAAACGGAACGCCCGAAATCACGAAGGAGGGAACCATCGGCGAACAGGCCGCCTCGATTCCGATGTACGACATTCGGACCATCGGCGCGGGCGGCGGGAGCATTGCGTGGGTGGACGACGGCGGCCTACTCAAGGTCGGGCCGCGCTCGGCGGGGGCAGACCCCGGCCCTGCGTGCTACGGCCACGGCGGGACGGAACCAACCGTCACCGACGCGAACGTCGTTCTCGGCCTGATTAATCCGGACGCCAACTTCGGCGGATCTATCGACCTCTCGAAAGAGGCGGCAGAAGACGCGCTCGCCCCGCTCGCAGCAAAACTCGACTGCAGCGTGCTTGAGGCGGCACAGGCCGTCTACGACATCGTGAACATGAACATGGTCGAGAGCGCGCGGGTGTTGAGCGTCCAGCAGGGCATCGACCCGCGGGAGTTTTCCTTTGTCTCATTCGGGGGTGCAGGCCCGCTCCACGCCGCGGCCGTTGCCCGCGAACTCGGCACAGAACGAGTCGTCGTTCCGCCCCGCCCGGGCATCCTTTCTGCGGTTGGGTTGGTGTACTCGGATGTGCGCCGAACCGCAAGCAAGACGAACATCAGCCGACTCGCAGACACGCCCGCGGCGACGCTCGAACAGCAGTTCACCGACCTCGAAGCAGCGGCACGAAGCGGGATTGGCGTCCCCGAATCGGCGACGGTGACCCGCCACACCGATCTGCGCTTTGCGGGGCAAGCCCACGAAATCAGCGTCGAGACGCCGGCCGAGTTGACGGCCGAAGACTTAGACGCGCTCGCAGACCGGTTCCGTGCCCGCCACGACGAACGCTATGGCTTCGTGATGGAGAGCGACATCGAGGTGGTGACCTGCCGCGTCGCGGTGACCGTCCCCGGCGAGAAGCCGACCATCCAGTGGGAGATAGACGACGTCGCAGACGCAGGCACCCGCGACGTGTACCTCGACGGTCACCACCACACGGCGACCGTCTTGGAGCGCCAGACCCTGCCCCCGGGCTACGAAACGACCGGCCCGGCAATCGTCGAGATGGAAGACAGCACGGCCGTTGTCCTCCCCGACCAGACCCTACGCATCGACGACCACTACAACATGATTCTGGAGGACACAGATGAGTAACATCGACCCGGCAACCTTAGAAATCGTCAGAAACTCGCTGCACAGCGCGGCCGAAGAAATGGGCGAAACGCTGCTTCGCACCGCCTATTCCTCTGTTATCCGCGAGGCAAGAGACTGTTCGACCGCGCTGTTCGGCCCCGACGGCGACCTCATCGCGCAGGCAGAACACATCCCGATGCACCTCGGGTCGATGCCGTACGCGCTTGCCCACAACTTCGAGGTCGCCGCGTCGCTCGGAGAAGACGAGATTCTGGTGTTCAACGACCCGTATCACGGCGGCCAGCACATCGTGGACATCATTGCCTTCCACCCGGTGTTCGTCGGCGGCGAGCGAATCGGGTTTGCCGGCAGTATCGCCCACCACATCGACATGGGTGGGCAGGGTGCGGCCAGTTTAGGAACGGGCGTTTCGACCACCTACGGCGAGGGCTTTCGCTTCCCGCCGCTCGTCCTCGATACGACGAGCCGCGAGTTCGACAACTTCGTCCGCACGCTCGCCTCGAACGTCCGGGCGAGCGAGTACGTCATCGGCGACTTCAACGCCCAACTCTCGGCGAATCGCCGCGGCGTCGAGCGCCTGTCGGGCATCGCCACGAAGTACGGCGTCGAGACGTACCGCGAGGTGCTCTCAGAACTCGATAGCTACGCAGAGCGGTTCATGCGAAGTCGCATCGCCGCACTCGACGACCGCACCGCGACGGGAAGCGAGACGGTCGAAATCGAAGCGCCCGGCGACGAACCCGTGGACACGACGGTTCGCGTCGAAGTCACCGTCGATGGCGACGAGTTAACCGTTGACTTCACCGGCACGGCCGACCAGTTCCCCGGCTACATCAACTCGCCCATCGCCTCGACGCACTCTGCGGCGTATTTTGCCGTACTGGCGTCGCTCGGGGGCGAAGACCTCCCAATCAGCGCCGGGGTTTATCGGCCAATCGCCATCGAGGCTCCCTCGGGGACGCTCGTCAACCCGACCGAACCGGCAGCGACGCGCGCCCGGATGAAGACGTGCTGTCGCATCTACGACGCCGTGCTCCGGGCGCTCTCTGACCTCTCACCAGAACGCGTCCCAGCAAGCGCGTTCAACAGCACGACGCCCATCGTGTTCGCCAAACAATTTGATGACCACACGGAGGTGTTCATGGACCTGCCCGGCGGCGGTTGGGGAGCGTACCCCGGCGGCGACGGCGCATCCGCGACGACGAACCCGCTCCAAAACGAGATGAACATCCCTATCGAAGCAATCGAACAAGACCACGAGTGGCTTCGCGTCGCAGACTACAGCCTCGTGCCCGACAGCGGCGGTGTCGGCGAGTATCGCGGCGGCCTCGGGGTTCGTCGCGCCTTCGAAATCGCCTCCGGCCCGGCGAGCAGTACGGGCTACGCCGGACGGCTCGAAAACGGCGCGTGGGGTGTGGGCGGCGGCGGTACTGGCATGCCGGGCGACACCTCGGTCACCCGAACCGACGGCACGGAATCGCCGCTCGGAACCGTGTGGGATACGCCGCTCGACACCGGCGACGTCGTCTCGGTGACGATGGGCGGCGGCGGTGGTTACGGCGAGTATGCGAACCGCTCCGTCGCGCGTGTCGCAGCGGACGTGGCGAGCGGCTTCGTCTCGTTCGAGCAGGCGGTTTCCGCCTACGACGTCGCGGAAGACGACCTCACCGACGCCCTCACAGACTTGCTCGGCGACGGGTTCGAGGCCTACGCCGCCTACCACGGCTGGCCGACTGTCTGAGCGGACGGTCTCACGCTCTGGTTTTCGAATTATTATGTTCCTGCAGCGCCATCGTTTCGCATGACAGCCTCGATTCCACCGCTCGCAGACGGCCTCTCGTTTGCAGACGACCACGTCCTCGTGACCGGCGCGGCCACCGGCCTTGGCCGCCACATTGCGCTCTCGTTTGCGGCGGCGGGTGCGACGGTCTCTGCGCTCGACATTGCAGAAACCCCACGAGACGAACAACAGTCGGTCGTTACAGAAATAGAAGAACTGGGCGGGAGTGCAGCTTTCTTGCAGGCAGATCTCACTGACGAAACGCAGGTACGAGAAAGCATCGCGGCTGCAATCGACCGCTTTGGCCCGCTCTCGGTGCTCGTGAACAACGCGGGCGTAAACCACCTCGGGAGTGTAGACGAGGTGTCGGTCGCAGACTGGGATACGGTTCTCGCGGTGAATCTTCGCGGGGCGTTTCTCACCGCCCGTTACGCCCTTCCGTCGCTGCTCGAAACCTCGGGGAGCATCGTCAACATCGCCTCCACCGCGGGCTTACACGGCTCGCCGGGCTACGCCGCCTACGGGCCGTCGAAAGCGGGCTTGGTGAATCTGACCCGCCAGCTCGCGGTCGATTTCTCGCCCGACGGCGTGCGCGTGAACGCCATCGCTCCCGGTATTATCGACGCGGGCATGGCCGCACAGGAACTCGATGACCCTGAAACGGTTGCCTACAAGCAGGAAAAAACGCTGTTACCGCGCTTTGGCACGCCAGAGGACGTGTCGAACGCGGTGGTGTTTCTCGCGAGCGACGCCGCCTCGTTCGTGACGGGCGAAACCCTCGTCGTGGACGGCGGCTGGTGCGCCTGAGTTACTCGTACAGCGAGTTGTCGATTTCCGTGTCCGAGAGTTCGAACGGCCAGACGACGTTGTTTTGCTGGTCGACAATCTGTGAGGCCAGTGCTGGCACCGTATCCTTGCCCCACAGTGCTTGGTGGAACGGACCGTCTTCGGTCCAGTCGAACATCCCTGCAGAGCCGGTGTGTGGGTCTAAGTCGATGACCGCCTGTTCCCACGTCTCGACCGAGAGGTTTGCTTTGCCACCGATTTCCGCCATCACTTTGTCGACGATTTTGAGGTTGTCGTACGAGAGCGACCCAGAGGACCCGGGTACGGCACCGCCGTACTCGGACTGCCACGCGTCGGCCAGTCCAATCTCTTTGGTGAGTTTCGGGATTGCGCCGATGTTCGTCATCCAGAGCACGCCGTTTGCGGCGTCTCCGGCGAGGTTGATGGTCTCCGGGTTCGACGGCACGAACGTGTGCATGAAGTGCGTCTGGTCGAAGCCAGTCTGTCTGAACTGCTTGATGAGGTTCGCCCCCGCCGATGGTGCGGTCTGGACGGCCCAGACGATGTCCGGGTCGTTCGAGCGAATCCGGGTCAGCAGCGACGTGAAGTTGGTCTCGTCGACTGCCACTTCGTCCTGGGAGACGACGTTCCAGCCACCCTCCTCTAAGTACGAGGCGGTCGCGTCCATCACGGACGTCCCGTAGGAGGTGGTCTCGCCAATCATGGCAATGCGCTTGTTGTCGAACGGGAAGTAGCCGTCACCGGCCTCCTGCATCCCGTCTAAGAACTGTTGCCAGCCAAGGCCGTACGCTTCGGATGGCGGACTCATCTTGAACACGTTGCGCATGTCCTGGCTTTCGATTTTCTCGTTGATGGCCGCGCTCACCGAGTTCGAAATCATCTGCGGGACGCCTTTCGCTGCGGTGACTTCGACCACCGCGAGGCTCACGTCACTGTGGAAGCCACCGGCAATCATGTCGACTCCCTCTTCGTCGATGAGGAACTCAACGGCACTGCGTCCTTTCGCGGGCTCTGATTCTGAGTCGCCGAAGTACAGTTCCAGCTGCGTGTCCGAATCGCTCGCGTTAATTTCCTTTGCCGCGAGTTGTGCGCCCTTTTTCAGCGCATCGCCGATGTTCGAAGCCGGCCCGGAGAACGGGCCGTACACGCCGACTTTGAGCGCGTCGCCGCTGGATCCACCACCGTTACCGCCACCGCTGGTGGTCGTCTCGTCGCCGCCAGCGCCGCTCGTTGTGGTCGTCCCGTCTGCACCCTCGTTATCGCCGAGACAGCCAGCAACCATCGACACGGTCGCCGCGCCCCCGATAGTCTTCAGGAAGCGACGCCGCTGTGATGAGTACTCATCCTTTGTCATGGTGATACATAACAAAGACAGGTGATAAAACAATTCCGATGACTAATTATCGGACAATGCTCAATAATTCGGAAATAATTAAAACGTAATTTAATTGTCTGTCACGGTCCCGCACCAATCCAGTGCCGTGAGCGCGAGCGCTTGGGCCGTTTCAACGAGCGAATCGAGTTCCACGAACTCGTCTGCGCCGTGGATATTCTCGCCCGTGGGGCCAAGCGTCACCGCCGGGATGTCGTAATAGAGGTTGTAGAAACGCTCGTCAAGCCCGGCGTCGCCGCCGATGAACGCCCCCGTGCGCCCGGTGACGCTCTCTGCGTTCTGCTTTGCGAACGTGACGATTTCTTCGTCCGTTGCGGTTTCGTGTGGGTCTGCGCTCCAGCCGTACCACTCGATTGTTGGCTTGTGTTCTGCCAGCCACTCGTCGTCTGCGGTGACGCTTTCAACTGCCGCTTCGACCTGTGCGCGAACCTCCTCGCGGGTCTCGCCCGGCGGCCAGCCGATGCGACACTCGATGGTGGCTTCGCCGGGCACCGTCGAGGGCCAGTCACCGGCTTCGATGACGCCGACGTTGAGGTTGGTGACGTTTCCGGCGGCGTTCGGGTCGCGGTTGGTGACGGGAGCGTAGTCGATTCTGGCTTTGCGCTCCTTGTCGAGGTCATCGAGCGCCGCGTAGAGTTTGCACATCTTGCCGATGGCGTTTACGCCTTGGTAGCCGCGGGCGGCGTGGGCCGACTTGCCCGACACGGTGACGCGGAAGTACATCACGCCCGCGCTGGCGATGCCGACGTTCGGAATCATCCACGGTTCCGGGACGATGGCTGCATCCGGCTGATAACCGCGCTCTAGCGCGGAGAGCAGACCGCCAACGCCGCCGTCTTCTTCCTCGATGGTCGTCTGGAGAATGAGGTCGCCCGCAAGCTCAACGCCGAGCTCAGAAAGCGCCTGATACGCGAAGATGAACGCGGCGACGCCGCCTTTCATGTCGGCTGTCCCGCGCCCGTACATCCGCCCGTCTTCGATTTCTGCCCCCCACGGCTCGTGGCTCCACGCGGAGGTTGGATTTGGCGACACCACGTCAACGTGGCCGCTGAACGCGAGTGACGGCCCGTCGCCTGCCCCCTCGACGACCGCGGCGACGTTCGGTCGGCCCTCGTATCCGTACTTCTCGAACGACGTCGTCTCGAAGTAGCCCGGATGCCCGCGCAGTTTTTCAGCGTCTGGCTCCCAGACGTCGGGCGTCAACCCAAGCGATTCGAACTTCTCGATGACGACCTGTTGGACGGGGCCTTCGTTCCCGGTGACCGACTCCTGTTGGACGAGGTCCGAAAGAAGAGAGAAAAGCTGGTCACTGTTTGCTTCGATGTACTCTAGTACTTGTGTTCTATCTGTTGTCATGACACACGGTCCTTGTGTTCCAATTTTCACAGAGTACCCTAACTGTATGCCTCCCTGTGGTATTGGCCGAAAATCTTGACACCCGCTTTCTGCAACAGTGGCTGACACCCATTGATATTTCACCACGCTCGCTGAATTTTCATGGGAATGCCTACCAAGGATGACGCAAATTGGGGGGAGAACCGAGCGGCGGCGATGTTCAGTTTCGACCTCGACGCAGAAGAACTCTGGCGGACGAAAATCGAAGCCGACCCTGCGTACGACAAGCCACCGATAAAGACCCGCGGGGAGTTCGGCCCGAACGTTGCCGTCCCGCGCATCCTCGAACTGTTCGAGCGATACGACCGCAAATGTACGTTCTTCGTCCCCGGGAAAGTCGTCGAATCGTACCCCGAGACCATCCAAGCGATTCACGAAGCGGGCCACGAGTTGGGCCACCACGGCTACACCCACACGAACCCAGCGAACATGACCACAGACGAGGAAGAGGAAGAACTCAAACGCGGCCTCGATGCGTTCGACGACGTCATCGGCGAGACGCCCGTGGGCTACCGAAGCCCCGCCGCAGACCTCAGTAACAACTCACTCTCGCTGCTCGCAGACAACGGGTTCACCTACGAAAGCAGCCTCATCGACACCGATATTCCCTACTTCCACAACCTTGAAGGCGAGCGTAACCTCATCGAAATCCCCTTCGAGTGGAGCCTCGATGACTGGCCGTTTTTCGGCTTCAACATGTATCCGCCGCTTCCGTATCAGAGCGGCATCTCACCCACGCAACCCGTCTTCGATACGTGGCGACGCGAGTTCGACGGCCTCTACAAACGCGGGCGCTGTTTCGTCCTGACGATGCACCCGCAAATCATCGGCCGCGCCGGGCGCATCGACATGCTCGAAGAACTCCTCCAGCACATGCTCGCCACGGGCGATACGTGGGTTACGACCGGCGAGGCCATCGCCGACCACTGGGACGAAACCCACTAACGAAACCGGAAAATTTGCGGGGAACCGTTGGTCAGAGAGTCACGGTGTCGTGATGCCAGCCGGGGTCGTGGCCAGTGTCGGCAATAACGTCAGCCCGACACGCCGGACAGTAGTCGGGGGTGGCCGCTTCGGTGCGGGGGACGTACACG encodes:
- a CDS encoding ABC transporter substrate-binding protein — encoded protein: MTKDEYSSQRRRFLKTIGGAATVSMVAGCLGDNEGADGTTTTSGAGGDETTTSGGGNGGGSSGDALKVGVYGPFSGPASNIGDALKKGAQLAAKEINASDSDTQLELYFGDSESEPAKGRSAVEFLIDEEGVDMIAGGFHSDVSLAVVEVTAAKGVPQMISNSVSAAINEKIESQDMRNVFKMSPPSEAYGLGWQQFLDGMQEAGDGYFPFDNKRIAMIGETTSYGTSVMDATASYLEEGGWNVVSQDEVAVDETNFTSLLTRIRSNDPDIVWAVQTAPSAGANLIKQFRQTGFDQTHFMHTFVPSNPETINLAGDAANGVLWMTNIGAIPKLTKEIGLADAWQSEYGGAVPGSSGSLSYDNLKIVDKVMAEIGGKANLSVETWEQAVIDLDPHTGSAGMFDWTEDGPFHQALWGKDTVPALASQIVDQQNNVVWPFELSDTEIDNSLYE
- a CDS encoding ArgE/DapE family deacylase encodes the protein MTTDRTQVLEYIEANSDQLFSLLSDLVQQESVTGNEGPVQQVVIEKFESLGLTPDVWEPDAEKLRGHPGYFETTSFEKYGYEGRPNVAAVVEGAGDGPSLAFSGHVDVVSPNPTSAWSHEPWGAEIEDGRMYGRGTADMKGGVAAFIFAYQALSELGVELAGDLILQTTIEEEDGGVGGLLSALERGYQPDAAIVPEPWMIPNVGIASAGVMYFRVTVSGKSAHAARGYQGVNAIGKMCKLYAALDDLDKERKARIDYAPVTNRDPNAAGNVTNLNVGVIEAGDWPSTVPGEATIECRIGWPPGETREEVRAQVEAAVESVTADDEWLAEHKPTIEWYGWSADPHETATDEEIVTFAKQNAESVTGRTGAFIGGDAGLDERFYNLYYDIPAVTLGPTGENIHGADEFVELDSLVETAQALALTALDWCGTVTDN
- a CDS encoding polysaccharide deacetylase, which produces MGMPTKDDANWGENRAAAMFSFDLDAEELWRTKIEADPAYDKPPIKTRGEFGPNVAVPRILELFERYDRKCTFFVPGKVVESYPETIQAIHEAGHELGHHGYTHTNPANMTTDEEEEELKRGLDAFDDVIGETPVGYRSPAADLSNNSLSLLADNGFTYESSLIDTDIPYFHNLEGERNLIEIPFEWSLDDWPFFGFNMYPPLPYQSGISPTQPVFDTWRREFDGLYKRGRCFVLTMHPQIIGRAGRIDMLEELLQHMLATGDTWVTTGEAIADHWDETH